Proteins encoded by one window of Thermus caldifontis:
- a CDS encoding histidine triad nucleotide-binding protein: protein MECVFCRIIAGELSSRKVYEDAGFVAFHDIRPRAPVHVLVVPKEHVEKLSDYPDTEEGERKLGALFRTANRVARSLGLEGYKVQVHVGEKGGQEVFHVHVHVMGSPS, encoded by the coding sequence ATGGAGTGCGTGTTCTGCCGCATCATCGCCGGGGAGCTTTCTTCCCGGAAGGTCTACGAGGATGCGGGCTTTGTGGCCTTCCACGACATAAGGCCTAGGGCCCCGGTGCATGTTTTGGTGGTGCCCAAGGAGCACGTAGAGAAGCTTTCCGACTACCCCGACACGGAGGAGGGGGAGAGGAAGCTCGGGGCCCTTTTCCGCACCGCCAACCGGGTGGCGCGGTCCTTGGGGCTAGAGGGCTACAAGGTCCAGGTGCACGTGGGGGAGAAGGGGGGACAGGAGGTCTTCCACGTGCACGTGCACGTCATGGGGAGCCCTTCCTAA
- a CDS encoding MiaB/RimO family radical SAM methylthiotransferase: MRAAFRTLGCKVNQVETEALLGFLKALEPEVVPLEAGADLVVINTCAVTTTAEADARKEIRRARRANPKAFIVVTGCYAELAPEEVRELGADAVVPNTRKAELPKVILEHFGLPADPITTPPNEFWGAGERGLLNSRVRAFLKVQDGCQVGCAYCIIPRLRGKERHRDFRDALAEAETLLRMGIKEIVLTGVRLGSYRGHPKGLAGLVEDLHHLGARVRLSSIEPEDVGEDLLGVIARYAPGVRPHLHLSLQTGSDRLLRLMGRRYDKAYYRKLVQRAYELIPGFALTTDVIAGLPTETEEEHQETLAFLEELRPTRVHAFTYTPRPKTKAASMPQVPPEVRKRRTKEIIALAQRLAEERLRPKLGSQVEVLVERIQDGLALGHTPDYYEARLSGPTRPGDTVLARVEGAEGYTLLGRVEAVVEGPPLPVELPLG, encoded by the coding sequence ATGCGCGCGGCCTTCCGCACCCTGGGGTGCAAGGTGAACCAGGTGGAAACCGAGGCCCTTTTGGGCTTCCTTAAGGCCTTGGAGCCGGAGGTGGTTCCCCTCGAGGCGGGGGCCGACCTGGTGGTCATCAACACCTGCGCGGTGACCACCACCGCCGAGGCCGACGCCCGCAAGGAGATCCGCCGGGCCAGGAGGGCTAATCCCAAGGCCTTTATCGTGGTCACGGGATGCTATGCCGAGCTTGCCCCTGAGGAGGTGCGGGAACTGGGTGCCGACGCCGTGGTGCCCAACACCCGCAAAGCGGAGCTTCCCAAGGTGATCCTGGAGCACTTTGGCCTCCCCGCAGACCCCATCACCACCCCCCCCAACGAGTTCTGGGGGGCGGGGGAGAGGGGGCTTTTGAATAGCCGGGTGCGGGCCTTTTTGAAGGTGCAGGATGGCTGCCAGGTGGGCTGCGCCTACTGCATCATCCCCCGGCTACGGGGCAAGGAGCGGCACCGGGACTTCCGGGACGCCTTGGCGGAGGCGGAGACGCTTCTCCGGATGGGCATCAAGGAAATCGTGCTCACGGGGGTGCGGCTGGGAAGCTACCGGGGCCATCCCAAGGGCCTTGCGGGGTTGGTGGAGGACCTCCACCACCTGGGGGCAAGGGTGCGGCTTTCCTCCATTGAGCCCGAGGACGTGGGGGAGGATCTCCTTGGGGTCATCGCCCGCTATGCCCCCGGGGTCAGGCCCCACCTGCACCTTTCCCTGCAGACGGGCTCGGACCGCCTCCTAAGGCTCATGGGCCGCCGCTACGACAAGGCCTACTACCGTAAGCTGGTGCAGAGGGCCTACGAGCTTATCCCCGGCTTTGCCCTCACCACGGACGTCATTGCCGGCCTACCCACGGAGACCGAGGAGGAGCACCAGGAAACCCTAGCCTTCTTGGAGGAGCTCAGGCCCACCCGGGTCCACGCCTTCACCTACACCCCCAGGCCCAAGACCAAGGCGGCCTCCATGCCCCAGGTGCCCCCAGAGGTGCGCAAGCGGCGCACCAAGGAGATCATCGCCTTGGCCCAGCGCCTAGCGGAGGAGCGCCTAAGGCCCAAGCTGGGAAGCCAGGTGGAGGTCCTGGTGGAGAGGATCCAGGATGGCTTGGCCTTAGGCCATACCCCTGACTACTACGAGGCCCGGCTTTCTGGGCCTACCCGGCCCGGGGACACGGTTTTGGCCCGGGTGGAGGGGGCGGAGGGGTACACCCTTTTGGGCCGGGTGGAGGCGGTGGTGGAAGGGCCGCCGCTTCCTGTGGAGCTTCCCTTAGGGTAG
- a CDS encoding LAGLIDADG family homing endonuclease, whose protein sequence is MEHLFDEHAQAIAKRQYLQEGDGDILGMFRRVAREIAKVEKPEDRAFWEEKFYHLMASKRFSPGGRILSGAGTLHGNLLNCFVQGATENPPESFEGIMEVAKKLALVTKVGGGNGVNLDPYRSKGNRKRRAVQGVAYLSARHPDVTDFIRGLMRPPTNPEGEKEEIALKNFKRAVYGEVSPELRSLAERYGVGILKEPPEAIRVPDDMGGIIDAAQKAADLARKGFSPHVDFSLLRPEGAPIRGSGGTSSGPVSFLFEIFDNFLEWAALGAEEAGPVATLRYVYAPVLRVVRQGGTRRGAGMATLSIEHPDLLDFLTAKDLDREKAEGDISTFNISVLVTEAFMKALEEDALWPVTPIEVPGKYYPYPVEGTYTGHIPSLPEREDGAKPIPLYGGKVPARWLWHEIAWHAWATGEPGLIFVDRINELSALKGLGPRYQIHSTNPCFVGSTRIPTEYGLVPIEELVQKGSFFLVTDNRAPFGGLGGPRPGMGTTVRRAAKAFFTGVKPVVRLTTREGLEVTLTPDHKVLTPEGYRKAGGLKPGDRILVQSGEGLFPKEELLPVPALAVAQARVATAGSRGGRGRQDVQAQYTNLPTRWSRELGVALGWLLGDGYLREDGVGFYFSRQDFENVSWLPTLLRDWFGGGSLQETPSSTYHLHFNRIPSEFFQALGVKPAKGTEKRVPESLFRAPREAVVGFLQGLFSADGSVQINPHKKDATIRLASSSPELLKDVQLLLLNLGIYGKIYKRREAGLKALPDSQRKPKLYPVAAQYELILGAENRDHFAEVVGFLQKEKQEKLTSFLKARPRGSYGKPFLATVEKIEPAGEAPVYDLTEPVTHSLIAGGLVCHNCGEIPLTTGEPCDLGALNLAAYVKDGVFQMEEFRKDVHTAIRFLDNVLDVNQFALKDNEEAAKKLRRLGLGVMGLADALIKMGLPYASEAAREKVYEIMSAMREEAIKASEALAEERGPFPLYEEHREYFAALGVRPRRNVALLTVAPTGTTSMLMGVSSGIEPVFSPFVWRRIGGEYKPLLHPLFVELMEAYPPHPEYEKGGKWDWDRIISAIQEDGHGSVKNLPFVPEAIRQIFECAHDIHPLDHVRMQGAVQRAFDSEGYAGNSLSKTINLPNHATVEEVEAAYLEAYRTGCKGITVYRDGSREFQVLTVKKAEEKKESPVDGQGMGSHLEEAPWASNPVPQAPSSAPQPGTPIYERPGRLMGFTDMVKLLSPDGGKRSFLVTVNMLEGRPIEVILTSGKAGDEANADSEALGRVVSIALQYGVPPEALIRTLRGINGGLYGTYQGRLVSSKADLIAVALETIPEALKGQAAPSPEATPQVHLGNGDPVAELAGIPPLSGGSLGGRGPQEGRLALAGASTCPVCGQKALVREEGCFKCQVCGYSKCG, encoded by the coding sequence ATGGAGCATTTGTTTGATGAGCACGCACAGGCCATCGCCAAACGCCAGTATCTGCAAGAAGGGGATGGGGACATCCTGGGCATGTTCCGCCGGGTGGCCCGGGAGATCGCCAAGGTGGAGAAGCCGGAAGACCGCGCCTTCTGGGAGGAAAAGTTTTACCATCTCATGGCCTCCAAGCGCTTCTCCCCTGGGGGGCGCATCCTGTCGGGGGCGGGCACCCTGCACGGCAACCTTCTGAACTGCTTTGTGCAAGGGGCCACGGAGAACCCACCGGAAAGCTTTGAAGGCATCATGGAGGTGGCCAAGAAACTGGCCCTGGTCACCAAGGTGGGCGGGGGCAATGGGGTCAACCTGGACCCCTACCGCTCCAAGGGGAACCGCAAGCGCCGGGCGGTGCAGGGGGTGGCCTACCTCTCCGCCCGCCATCCCGATGTGACCGACTTCATCCGGGGCCTGATGCGCCCCCCCACCAATCCCGAAGGGGAAAAGGAGGAGATCGCCCTGAAGAACTTCAAAAGGGCCGTTTACGGGGAGGTTTCCCCCGAGCTTAGGTCCCTGGCGGAGCGCTACGGGGTAGGCATCCTCAAGGAACCTCCTGAGGCCATCCGGGTGCCCGACGACATGGGGGGGATTATCGACGCCGCCCAAAAGGCCGCCGACCTGGCCCGCAAGGGCTTTTCGCCCCATGTGGACTTCTCCCTTCTACGGCCCGAAGGAGCCCCCATCCGGGGCTCTGGGGGCACCAGCTCGGGGCCGGTGAGTTTTCTGTTTGAAATCTTTGACAACTTCCTGGAGTGGGCGGCTCTTGGGGCGGAGGAGGCTGGTCCCGTAGCCACCTTGCGGTATGTATACGCTCCCGTACTGAGGGTGGTGCGCCAAGGCGGGACCCGCCGTGGCGCAGGCATGGCCACCCTTTCCATAGAGCACCCGGACCTTCTGGACTTCCTCACCGCCAAGGACCTGGACCGGGAGAAGGCGGAAGGGGACATCTCCACCTTCAACATCTCCGTCCTGGTCACCGAGGCCTTCATGAAGGCCCTCGAGGAGGACGCCCTTTGGCCCGTGACCCCCATTGAGGTGCCGGGCAAGTACTACCCCTACCCCGTGGAGGGCACCTACACGGGCCATATCCCCAGCCTGCCGGAACGGGAGGACGGGGCCAAGCCCATCCCCCTCTATGGGGGCAAGGTCCCCGCCCGCTGGCTTTGGCACGAGATCGCCTGGCACGCCTGGGCCACGGGAGAGCCGGGGCTCATCTTTGTGGACAGGATCAATGAGCTTTCCGCCCTAAAGGGGCTTGGGCCCAGGTACCAGATACACTCCACCAACCCCTGCTTCGTGGGCAGCACCCGCATCCCCACGGAGTACGGCCTGGTGCCCATTGAAGAACTGGTCCAGAAGGGAAGTTTCTTTCTGGTCACCGATAACCGGGCTCCCTTCGGGGGCTTGGGTGGACCTAGGCCGGGAATGGGCACCACTGTGCGCCGGGCCGCCAAGGCCTTCTTCACCGGGGTCAAGCCCGTGGTGCGCCTCACCACCCGGGAGGGCCTCGAGGTCACCCTTACCCCGGACCACAAGGTCCTAACCCCCGAGGGGTACCGAAAGGCGGGTGGCCTCAAGCCTGGGGACCGCATCCTGGTGCAAAGCGGAGAGGGCCTCTTCCCCAAGGAGGAGCTCCTCCCTGTCCCTGCCCTGGCCGTGGCCCAAGCCCGGGTAGCCACCGCGGGAAGCCGGGGCGGCAGGGGGCGCCAGGACGTGCAGGCCCAATATACCAACCTTCCCACCCGGTGGAGCCGGGAGCTAGGGGTAGCCCTGGGGTGGCTTTTGGGCGATGGCTATCTCCGGGAGGATGGGGTAGGCTTCTACTTCTCCCGGCAGGACTTTGAAAACGTTTCCTGGCTCCCCACCCTTCTAAGGGATTGGTTTGGCGGGGGAAGCCTACAAGAAACCCCCTCTTCCACTTACCACCTCCATTTCAACCGGATCCCCTCCGAGTTCTTCCAGGCCCTAGGGGTAAAACCCGCTAAGGGCACGGAGAAACGGGTCCCCGAAAGCCTCTTCCGGGCACCCCGCGAGGCCGTGGTGGGGTTTCTCCAAGGCCTTTTCAGCGCCGACGGCTCGGTGCAGATCAACCCCCACAAAAAGGACGCCACCATCCGCTTGGCCTCCTCGAGCCCGGAGCTTTTAAAGGATGTGCAGCTCCTTCTCCTCAACCTGGGCATCTATGGGAAGATCTACAAGCGCCGCGAGGCTGGGCTCAAGGCCTTACCCGATAGCCAGCGAAAGCCCAAGCTCTACCCGGTGGCCGCCCAGTACGAGCTTATTCTCGGGGCGGAAAACCGGGACCATTTCGCCGAGGTGGTGGGTTTCCTACAAAAGGAGAAGCAGGAAAAGCTCACCTCCTTCCTTAAAGCACGTCCCCGGGGGAGCTACGGAAAACCCTTCCTGGCCACCGTGGAAAAGATAGAGCCCGCTGGGGAGGCACCGGTTTACGATCTCACCGAGCCGGTCACCCACAGCCTCATCGCCGGAGGCTTGGTCTGCCACAACTGCGGGGAAATCCCCCTCACCACAGGCGAGCCCTGCGACCTGGGAGCCCTGAACCTGGCCGCCTACGTGAAGGATGGGGTCTTCCAGATGGAGGAGTTCCGAAAGGATGTCCACACCGCCATCCGCTTCCTGGACAACGTCCTGGACGTGAACCAGTTCGCCCTTAAGGACAACGAGGAGGCGGCCAAGAAGCTCCGCAGGCTGGGTCTCGGGGTCATGGGCCTGGCGGACGCCCTCATCAAGATGGGCCTCCCCTACGCCTCAGAGGCGGCCAGGGAAAAGGTCTACGAGATCATGTCCGCTATGCGGGAGGAGGCCATCAAGGCCTCGGAAGCCTTAGCCGAGGAGAGGGGCCCCTTCCCCCTCTACGAGGAGCACCGGGAGTACTTTGCCGCCTTAGGGGTAAGGCCCAGGCGCAACGTGGCCCTCCTCACCGTGGCCCCCACCGGCACTACCAGCATGCTCATGGGGGTTAGTAGCGGCATCGAGCCCGTCTTCAGCCCCTTCGTGTGGCGCAGGATCGGCGGGGAGTACAAGCCCCTCCTCCACCCCCTCTTCGTGGAGCTCATGGAGGCCTACCCGCCCCACCCCGAGTACGAGAAGGGGGGGAAGTGGGACTGGGACAGGATCATCTCCGCCATCCAGGAGGACGGGCACGGCTCCGTGAAGAACCTCCCCTTCGTCCCTGAGGCCATACGCCAGATCTTCGAGTGCGCCCACGACATCCACCCCCTGGACCACGTGCGCATGCAGGGAGCCGTCCAGCGGGCCTTCGACTCCGAGGGGTATGCGGGCAACTCCCTCTCCAAGACCATCAACCTGCCCAACCACGCCACCGTGGAAGAGGTGGAGGCCGCCTACCTGGAGGCCTACCGCACGGGGTGCAAGGGCATCACCGTCTACCGGGATGGCTCCCGGGAGTTCCAGGTGCTGACGGTAAAGAAAGCGGAGGAAAAGAAGGAGTCGCCGGTGGACGGGCAAGGTATGGGCTCCCACCTAGAAGAAGCTCCCTGGGCTTCCAACCCTGTCCCCCAGGCCCCTTCATCGGCACCTCAGCCGGGCACCCCCATATACGAGCGCCCAGGGAGGCTCATGGGCTTCACCGACATGGTCAAGCTCCTCTCCCCCGATGGGGGCAAGCGGAGCTTTTTGGTCACGGTGAACATGCTGGAAGGAAGGCCTATAGAGGTCATCCTCACCTCGGGCAAGGCGGGGGACGAGGCCAACGCCGATTCCGAGGCCTTAGGCCGGGTGGTTTCCATCGCCCTCCAATACGGGGTGCCCCCGGAGGCCCTCATCCGCACCCTTAGGGGCATCAACGGTGGGCTCTACGGCACCTACCAGGGGAGGCTGGTGTCCAGCAAGGCGGACCTGATCGCCGTGGCCTTGGAAACCATCCCCGAGGCCCTGAAGGGACAAGCTGCCCCTAGCCCTGAGGCAACCCCGCAGGTTCATTTGGGGAATGGGGACCCTGTGGCAGAGCTGGCCGGGATACCCCCCCTCTCCGGCGGTTCCCTGGGGGGGAGGGGGCCTCAAGAGGGACGGCTGGCCCTGGCGGGGGCCAGCACCTGCCCTGTCTGCGGGCAAAAGGCCCTGGTGCGGGAGGAAGGGTGCTTTAAGTGCCAGGTATGCGGTTATTCCAAGTGCGGTTAG
- a CDS encoding Uma2 family endonuclease: MVQPRRFTRKEYRRLLEAGVIQEDERVELIEGTVVEMSPIGSRHAAGVKKLNALFHQALGERALVGVQDPIRLSPFSEPQPDLVLLKVRPDFYAQDHPGPEDILLLVEVAEASLAYDRQVKLPLYAQAGIPEVWLVNLEENRVEVYRNPMGGAFQEVRELGPEDTLSPMAFPQVSWKAKEILP; the protein is encoded by the coding sequence ATGGTCCAGCCCCGGCGCTTCACCCGCAAGGAGTACCGCCGCCTCCTGGAGGCTGGGGTGATCCAGGAGGATGAACGGGTGGAGCTCATTGAGGGTACCGTGGTGGAAATGAGCCCCATAGGAAGCCGGCATGCCGCAGGGGTCAAAAAGCTCAACGCCCTCTTTCACCAAGCCCTGGGGGAGCGGGCCCTTGTGGGAGTCCAGGACCCCATAAGGCTTTCCCCTTTTTCCGAACCCCAGCCGGACCTGGTCCTCCTGAAGGTGCGCCCCGACTTCTATGCCCAGGATCACCCTGGTCCGGAAGACATCCTTCTCCTGGTGGAGGTGGCCGAGGCTTCCCTAGCCTATGACCGTCAAGTAAAGCTTCCCCTTTACGCCCAGGCAGGGATTCCGGAGGTCTGGCTGGTGAACCTGGAGGAAAACAGGGTGGAGGTCTACCGGAATCCTATGGGAGGGGCCTTTCAGGAGGTGCGGGAGCTAGGCCCTGAGGACACCCTGTCCCCCATGGCCTTCCCTCAGGTTTCGTGGAAGGCAAAGGAGATTCTGCCTTGA
- a CDS encoding phosphoribosylanthranilate isomerase — protein sequence MRIKICGITRLEDALLAEALGAFALGFVFAPGSKRRVALEVARSISEALGPLAVRVGVFQDQGPEEVLRLAEGAKLQVVQLHGQEPPEWAEAIGKHYPVIKAFSLTGPADPAWKDYPASALLLDGKVPGSGQAYPRDWARPLLQTGKRVILAGGITPENLEEVLALRPYALDLSSGVEQAPGVKDEAKLRRLFAKVRDFAARRMMER from the coding sequence ATCCGCATCAAGATCTGCGGCATAACCCGGTTGGAGGACGCCCTTCTGGCGGAGGCCCTGGGGGCCTTCGCCTTGGGATTTGTCTTCGCCCCGGGCTCCAAAAGGCGGGTGGCCCTCGAGGTGGCCCGGAGCATCTCGGAGGCCCTGGGGCCCTTGGCGGTGCGGGTAGGGGTCTTCCAGGACCAAGGCCCCGAGGAGGTGCTGAGGCTTGCGGAGGGGGCCAAGCTCCAGGTGGTCCAGCTCCATGGCCAGGAACCCCCGGAGTGGGCGGAGGCCATCGGCAAGCACTACCCCGTCATCAAAGCCTTTTCCCTCACCGGCCCCGCAGACCCCGCCTGGAAGGACTACCCCGCCAGCGCCCTCCTTCTGGACGGCAAGGTCCCGGGAAGCGGCCAGGCCTACCCAAGGGACTGGGCCCGGCCCCTTTTGCAAACCGGGAAGCGGGTGATCCTGGCCGGAGGGATCACCCCGGAAAACCTGGAGGAGGTTCTGGCGCTAAGGCCCTACGCCCTGGACCTTTCCAGCGGGGTGGAACAGGCCCCCGGGGTGAAGGACGAGGCCAAGTTGAGAAGGCTCTTCGCTAAAGTTAGAGATTTTGCGGCCCGGCGTATGATGGAAAGGTGA
- a CDS encoding inositol monophosphatase family protein — MIGQKHPYYPFLETMLEAAHLAKGIHAYYLEKGFTHGTKSGPTDLVTQADRESEEAIKELLLSRFPEAGFLGEEGGSEGGKALRFIVDPLDGTVNYAHGFPFYAVSIALEVEGQIQVGVVLDTSRDEAFYAVRGEGAFLNGRPIRVTKRKELLGSLLATGFPYDVAKDPENLTYFHRALSQGLLVRRPGAAALDLVYVAAGRLEGFWEVKLNPWDVAAGWLIVEEAGGKVTDLEGRLYRLGHRYIVATNGEIHEALIQTLLGR; from the coding sequence GTGATCGGCCAGAAGCACCCCTACTACCCCTTTTTGGAAACCATGCTGGAAGCCGCCCACCTGGCCAAGGGCATCCACGCCTACTACTTGGAAAAGGGCTTCACCCACGGCACCAAGTCCGGCCCCACCGATCTGGTGACCCAGGCGGACCGGGAATCGGAGGAGGCCATCAAAGAGCTTCTCCTTTCCCGCTTCCCCGAAGCGGGCTTCCTGGGGGAGGAAGGGGGGAGCGAGGGGGGAAAGGCCCTCCGCTTCATCGTGGACCCCCTGGACGGCACGGTGAACTACGCCCATGGCTTCCCCTTCTATGCGGTTTCCATCGCCCTCGAGGTGGAAGGCCAGATCCAGGTGGGCGTGGTCCTGGACACCAGCCGGGACGAGGCCTTTTACGCGGTGCGGGGAGAGGGCGCCTTCCTAAACGGCAGGCCCATCCGGGTCACAAAGCGGAAGGAGCTTTTGGGAAGCCTTCTCGCCACGGGATTTCCCTACGACGTGGCCAAGGACCCGGAGAACCTCACCTACTTCCACCGGGCCCTGTCCCAAGGGCTTTTGGTGCGCCGGCCTGGGGCGGCAGCTTTGGACCTGGTCTATGTGGCTGCCGGGAGGCTGGAGGGCTTCTGGGAGGTGAAGCTGAACCCCTGGGATGTGGCCGCAGGCTGGCTCATCGTGGAGGAGGCCGGGGGCAAGGTGACCGACCTGGAAGGCCGGCTCTACCGCCTGGGGCACCGCTACATCGTGGCCACCAACGGCGAGATCCACGAGGCCCTCATCCAGACCCTCCTGGGCCGCTAA
- a CDS encoding flavin reductase family protein, translating to MDLEAKKKVLRSFTYGLYILTAKDGEDYAAGTVNWVTQASFTPPLVALGVKRDSRLHGLIQRTGKLALMTLAQDQKPIAQDFFKPTVREGNTLNGHPFEPSPTFGLPLLSELPYWLEAEVRHLYEGGDHSLVVAEVVEAGVREEAKPLIMWDTGWFYGG from the coding sequence ATGGACCTCGAGGCCAAAAAGAAAGTCCTGCGCAGCTTCACCTATGGCCTGTACATCCTCACGGCCAAGGACGGGGAGGACTACGCCGCCGGCACCGTGAACTGGGTAACCCAGGCCTCCTTCACCCCACCCCTCGTGGCCCTGGGGGTGAAGCGGGATAGCCGCCTCCACGGGCTGATCCAGCGCACGGGGAAGCTGGCCCTCATGACCCTGGCCCAGGACCAGAAGCCCATCGCCCAGGACTTCTTCAAGCCCACGGTGCGGGAGGGGAACACCCTAAACGGCCATCCCTTTGAACCCTCCCCCACCTTTGGCCTTCCCCTCCTCAGCGAGCTTCCCTACTGGCTCGAGGCCGAGGTGCGCCACCTTTACGAGGGCGGGGACCACAGCCTGGTGGTGGCCGAGGTGGTGGAGGCTGGGGTGAGGGAAGAGGCCAAGCCCCTCATCATGTGGGACACGGGCTGGTTCTACGGGGGTTAA
- a CDS encoding M67 family metallopeptidase, whose amino-acid sequence MSQVLYVPRRLLAETRTHLDKEVPREGVGLWAGRREVERVVPLPNVHPEPLTGYLAEPLALLRALKELEREGLALLAIYHSHPTGPAFPSPTDIREARWRVPYVIFGTDGVRAFLLPEGREVPLSLLP is encoded by the coding sequence TTGTCCCAAGTGCTCTACGTGCCCAGGAGGCTTCTTGCGGAAACCCGCACCCACCTGGATAAGGAGGTGCCCAGGGAGGGGGTGGGGCTGTGGGCGGGCAGGCGGGAGGTGGAACGGGTGGTCCCCCTGCCCAACGTCCACCCTGAGCCCTTGACGGGGTATTTGGCGGAGCCTTTGGCCCTGCTTCGGGCCTTGAAGGAGTTGGAAAGGGAGGGCCTGGCCCTCCTGGCCATCTACCACTCCCACCCCACGGGGCCCGCTTTCCCTAGCCCCACCGACATTCGCGAGGCCCGCTGGCGGGTGCCCTACGTGATCTTCGGCACCGATGGGGTCAGGGCCTTCCTCCTTCCGGAGGGTAGGGAAGTGCCCCTAAGCCTCCTCCCTTAA
- a CDS encoding elongation factor G — translation MIPGTSPIRTVALVGHAGSGKTTLTEALLFRTGAKERMGRVEDGTTTTDYTPEAKLHRTTVRTGVAPLKYKGHRIFLLDAPGYGDFVGEIRGALEAADAALVTVSAENGVQVGTERAWTVAERLGLARMVVVTKLDKGGDYYALLQDLRATLGHILPIDLPLLEGGRWVGLIDVFHGKAYRYEKGQEVEVPVPEEEQERAERFRQEVLEAIVETDETLLEKYLEGEEVTGEALERAFHEAVRKGLLYPVALASGTEGIGVLPLLDLVLEALPSPEERFGNGPALAKVFKVQVDPFMGQVAYVRLYRGRLRPGDALQSEAGPIRLPHLYVPMGKDLLEVEEAEGGYILGLPKAENLHRGMVLWQGERPESEAVPFARLPEPNVPVAIRPKGKTDEAKLGEALRKLLEEDPSLRLERQEETGELLLWGHGELHLTTAKERLADYGVEVEFSVPKVPYRETIRKVAEGQGKYKKQTGGHGQYGDVWLRLEPAPEYTFEWRITGGVIPSKYQEAIEEGILEAAKKGVLAGYPVMGFKAIVYNGSYHEVDSSDLAFQIAASMAFKKVMELASPVLLEPIYQIKVIAPQERVGDILSDLQARRGRILGMEQEGALAAVRAEVPLAEVLEYYKALPSLTGGAGAYTLEFSHYAEVPPHLAQKVIQERKAVEE, via the coding sequence ATGATCCCAGGAACCTCTCCCATCCGAACCGTGGCCCTGGTGGGCCATGCGGGAAGCGGCAAAACCACCTTGACCGAGGCCCTTCTTTTCCGAACCGGCGCCAAGGAGCGCATGGGCCGGGTGGAGGACGGCACCACCACCACCGACTACACCCCCGAGGCCAAGCTCCACCGCACCACGGTGCGCACCGGGGTGGCCCCCCTAAAGTACAAGGGCCACCGCATCTTCCTCTTGGACGCCCCCGGCTACGGGGATTTCGTGGGGGAGATACGGGGGGCTTTGGAGGCTGCAGATGCCGCCTTGGTGACGGTTTCTGCGGAAAACGGGGTGCAGGTGGGCACGGAAAGGGCCTGGACCGTGGCGGAGCGGCTGGGTCTAGCCCGCATGGTGGTGGTCACCAAGCTGGACAAGGGCGGGGATTACTACGCCCTTTTGCAGGACCTCCGGGCCACCTTAGGCCACATCCTGCCCATTGACCTTCCCCTCTTGGAAGGGGGGCGCTGGGTGGGCCTTATCGATGTCTTCCACGGTAAGGCCTACCGGTACGAGAAGGGGCAGGAGGTGGAGGTACCCGTGCCCGAGGAGGAACAGGAACGGGCCGAGCGCTTCCGCCAGGAGGTCCTCGAGGCCATCGTGGAGACCGACGAGACCCTTTTGGAAAAGTACCTGGAGGGGGAGGAGGTGACCGGGGAGGCCCTGGAAAGGGCCTTCCACGAGGCGGTGCGCAAGGGCCTCCTCTATCCCGTGGCCCTGGCCTCGGGCACGGAAGGCATCGGGGTCCTACCCCTTTTGGACCTGGTCCTGGAGGCCCTCCCTTCCCCGGAGGAACGCTTTGGAAACGGCCCCGCCCTAGCCAAGGTCTTTAAGGTCCAGGTGGACCCCTTCATGGGCCAGGTGGCCTACGTGCGCCTCTACCGGGGAAGGCTAAGGCCCGGGGACGCCTTGCAAAGCGAGGCGGGCCCCATCCGCCTTCCCCATCTCTACGTGCCCATGGGCAAGGACCTTCTGGAGGTGGAAGAGGCGGAAGGGGGGTATATCCTGGGCCTCCCTAAGGCGGAAAACCTCCACCGGGGCATGGTGCTTTGGCAAGGGGAAAGGCCGGAAAGCGAGGCGGTGCCCTTCGCCCGTTTACCTGAGCCCAACGTGCCCGTGGCCATCCGGCCCAAGGGCAAGACGGACGAGGCCAAGCTGGGAGAGGCTTTGCGGAAACTGCTGGAGGAGGACCCCAGCTTAAGGCTTGAGCGCCAGGAGGAAACCGGGGAGCTCCTCCTTTGGGGACACGGGGAGCTCCACCTCACCACCGCCAAGGAGCGCCTGGCCGACTACGGGGTGGAGGTGGAGTTCTCCGTGCCCAAGGTGCCCTACCGGGAAACCATCCGCAAGGTGGCCGAGGGGCAGGGCAAGTACAAGAAGCAGACCGGGGGGCACGGCCAGTACGGGGACGTGTGGCTCAGGCTGGAGCCTGCCCCCGAGTACACCTTTGAGTGGCGCATCACCGGGGGGGTGATCCCCAGCAAGTACCAGGAGGCCATTGAGGAGGGGATCCTCGAGGCCGCCAAGAAGGGGGTTCTGGCGGGCTACCCGGTGATGGGCTTCAAGGCCATCGTGTATAACGGCTCCTACCACGAGGTGGACTCCTCCGACCTCGCCTTCCAGATCGCCGCCAGCATGGCCTTCAAGAAGGTGATGGAGCTGGCTAGCCCCGTTCTCCTGGAACCCATCTACCAGATCAAGGTGATCGCCCCCCAGGAGCGGGTGGGGGATATCCTCTCCGACCTTCAGGCAAGGCGGGGGCGGATCCTGGGCATGGAACAGGAGGGGGCCCTGGCGGCGGTGAGGGCCGAGGTGCCCCTGGCCGAGGTCCTGGAGTACTACAAGGCCTTGCCCAGCCTCACCGGGGGAGCGGGGGCCTACACCCTGGAGTTCAGCCACTACGCCGAGGTCCCCCCTCACCTGGCCCAGAAGGTGATCCAGGAGCGCAAGGCCGTGGAGGAATGA